The Hyla sarda isolate aHylSar1 chromosome 3, aHylSar1.hap1, whole genome shotgun sequence genome contains the following window.
TGGCTACCAAATTGCGCCAAATGGACACAGATTTATGCTATGTTAGCGGAAAGCTGGAAGATTTAGAGAACCGTTCGAGGCGCAGCAATCTGCGTTTGGTAGGCGTTACTGAGTCGCTCCTTCCTGCGGACCTTCAAGATTTTTGCAAGAGTGATCTACCTAAGGCGCTGGGTCTGCCACACAAATGCAGGGTGGAGAGGGCACACCGTATAGGCAAATTGCCTGACCGTAATGTTGCTTCCAAGGCGGGTGTAGATAGCCATCCGCGTCAAGTCATATTTAAACTGCTCGACTACAACGACAAGGTTAGCATCCTGAGAGCGTTTCGAAAGCGCACAACACCTCTGACATTCCGTAACAAGAAGATGCTGATATTTGAAGATTTTTCGGCTGATGTAGCGAAGAGAAGGAAAGCTTTCAGCAATGTTTGCACTGCCTTATACAATGCCAAACGCCGCTTTCAACTGCAATACCCAGCCACATTAAAAGTGCACATGCCGGATGGATCTTTTCGCTCCTACCAGACTCCGTCAGCAGCCGAGGCGGAACTGCGAGATGTGCTAGCGGACCACCAGAGACACCCCAGACATTCACCTGCCCGCCAAGACCCCTCAAGAGATCAAGGTCCCCTGGCACAGAGACCCGCCCGTCGTAAGGAAGGGAGGGACCGATCCCCTGCAGAGGGAAGGAAGAGAAAGAAGTCTCCAAAACGGAGGAGCAGAAGCCGTAGTAGCAGATCCTCGTCACCGGACTGAATCCCGGTCTTCCAGCTATTGTTTCCAcgcaccccccctctcttttttctttcttttcccccAGCTTCCGATAAAGTACACGGACATACGGTCTTGCAGAGCAGCTGATCCAGGATGACATCATAGAAGCTAATCTCATTTCTACCACGGCTGAGAATATAGGACTGCACTGTATAACGGGTATTGTTCATCCTTAACCCCCGTGCTTGACTCTTGGGACTTGAGATTTTGAGTTATTGGCCATAATATTTTGAGGGGACTGTTCCATTATTACAGATTGGTCCATGGCGGCTCTTTGTATATCGTTAATGGGTATGTTTCGGGAGTGGGGCGGGGTCATGTGTACGGGTGGGTGTGGGGAGGGGTGTTCCTGTCTCCTCTCATGTCTGAAAAAAGTGAGGTCCACATCCAGTCAGGGGGTTGCCATTTTTCCACACAGGGCTTCCCTCACTGTTGGAGTTACAGATatggttttttcctgttttttttataatttaaatgtttttttcttatgaGCTGCGCAGGCAGGGGCACACTCTAAGTTGAAAGGTTTAGGATTACTGTGGCGCTCCCCTTCTGCGAGCTCTTGTTATGTGCTGAGGTACTTCGATAACTTGCGCTGGCGATCCCTGCTCTTCTCCTGTCTGCCCATAGTCCTGGGAGTTTCCCTTGGGTGGGTTTTTGTGTTGTGTCCCTACGTCTCCCTGTGCATTACTGTTACCCTTCCTCACGGTATTCACGATGTGTAGAATTGTTTCGTGGAATGTGAAGGGTCTAAGGTCACCTCAGAAGAGAATGTCCATCCTTCGATATCTCAAGCGCTTGAGGCCGGATGTGGTTCTtttgcaggagacacatctgaCCGCAACCGATTTCCCTAGAATGAGGAAGTTGTGGGTGGGTAGTGTGTATGGTTCCCCGGCGGTGGACCGAAAGGCGGGTGTATTGATTCTGATACACAAGGCATTCCAACACCATTTCATCTCCCATACACATGATGATGCGGGACGTCTTTCCCATATTTCCTTAGTACATGGCGAGCAATCTTATGCTTTTTATAATGTATATGCACCGAATGGAGATAACGCCTCTTTCTTTCGTTCCCTAACAGATGAGTTAACTAGTTCAGCAGGTCTGCAGGTAGTGGTTGGAGGTGACCTGAActcggtggtggatcctctggtggACAGGAGAGGGGCGACATCGACGCCAGTGGCCATCCGACAGAGTGACAGGGTCCTGCAACCGTTTCTGTCCAGTACAGGCTTGGTGGATGCCTGGAGACATTTTCATCCCGATGGTCGTGAGTATACGCACTACTCCCACACACACAATTCCTGGTCCCGAATTGATTACCTCATGATAAGTCCTTCCCTTTGCCCTAGGGTGACTGTAACggacatctctgacctgatcatTTCTGACCACTCCCCTGTAGTGTTGGAGTTTCGGCAATCACACCCGAGGGGGACTGACTTTTTGTGGCGCTTCCCTTCTTATTTAGCGAAGGATGAGTCTTTTCAAGATCTTCTTCGGGGGTGGTGGCTGGAATTTCAAATTGACAATGCCCAACATGAAGGGGACCCTGCCCTTTTCTGGGAGACAGCCAAGGTAGTCCTGAGAGGTAAAGTAATGGCTATCATTCCACGTTAAAGCGTAAGTCGCAAGAGGGACATGCGGCCGCCAGTTCTCGCTTAGCCGCAGCATATTCCAAGTTTGTATCTTCCtcgaccccccccaataaactggcGTGGCAGACAGCACGTGCCGACTATGAACTATGGTTAGACAGGAGGGAGCGAGTTTATCGCTCACATTACGATCTCCAGCTGTTTAAACAGGGAAACAAGGCAGGTCGCTTGCTGGCTAGACTAGCGAAGGGCCCACATTCATCCGCGCATGTGCTTGCTCTGAAGGACACCCAGGGCCAAATTAGTAGAGATCCGAAGGCTGTAAGTGCTCTATTGGGTGCTTACTATGCGGACTTGTACTCCGCTCCACCTGACGCAGGTACAGAGGGCCGGGACTTTTTGGACAAAGTGAGTCTCCCAAAGCTGTCTGAGGACCAACGACGAGAGCTGAACATAGCCATCACAGTAGAAGAGGTTAGGGGGGCTATCAGATCTCTAGCCAATGGGAAGGCCCCGGGACCGGACGGTTATCCGGGGGAATTTTATAAACCCCTAGTTGACCAGGTCACTCCTGCCCTGACGGCTTACTTTAATGGTGTCCTGTCTGGTGGAAACTTGTCGGCGGGAGCAAAACTAGCCTTCATTAAGGTTCTCCCCAAGCCGGGCAAGGATCCGCTAGATCCTGGCTCCTATCGTCCAATATCACTTATTAATCAGGA
Protein-coding sequences here:
- the LOC130361355 gene encoding uncharacterized protein LOC130361355, with the translated sequence MDKFVHKGPQGPAVSGLHASPAPSGPPRPPTPQHETTNGASISAAMEVTGSQLLFSQLAESPGLGVQLSDAMAAGPSVGGLPAHPDLQALAAALVSLITPTIQKTLENTIRDTLTQIRTDLGAQEGRIGEMEHRIVALEDENSGLATKLRQMDTDLCYVSGKLEDLENRSRRSNLRLVGVTESLLPADLQDFCKSDLPKALGLPHKCRVERAHRIGKLPDRNVASKAGVDSHPRQVIFKLLDYNDKVSILRAFRKRTTPLTFRNKKMLIFEDFSADVAKRRKAFSNVCTALYNAKRRFQLQYPATLKVHMPDGSFRSYQTPSAAEAELRDVLADHQRHPRHSPARQDPSRDQGPLAQRPARRKEGRDRSPAEGRKRKKSPKRRSRSRSSRSSSPD